The following proteins are co-located in the Megalobrama amblycephala isolate DHTTF-2021 linkage group LG12, ASM1881202v1, whole genome shotgun sequence genome:
- the LOC125279807 gene encoding beta-microseminoprotein J1-like, which yields MTAFHRTIIWAKRTKMTSLALVLVFCAFVSLSDSACFHELLKPGAKYCTDGYDKSRHPIGSTWTNDRCTRCTCSSSMMDCCDTMGRAIIKTEGCIVNYDYSTCTFKVFHPEDPTFRCSYGAVGK from the exons ATGACTGCATTTCATCGGACCATCATCTGGGCTAAACGTACAAAAATG ACATCTTTGGCTCTGGTTTTGGTATTTTGTGCCTTTGTCTCTTTAAGCGATTCTGCCTGTTTCCATGAACTTCTAAAACCAG GGGCAAAATATTGTACAGATGGCTATGATAAATCCCGGCATCCAATAGGAAGTACTTGGACAAACGACAGATGCACCAGATGCACGTGCTCCTCCAGCATGATGGACTGCTGCGACAC GATGGGTAGAGCGATTATCAAGACTGAAGGGTGCATTGTGAATTATGATTACAGCACATGCACATTTAAAGTGTTTCATCCAGAAGATCCCACCTTTAGGTGTTCCTATGGTGCTGTTGGAAAATAA